TCTGTGACTCTCCTCCTCCTGCCATTCTTCCCCCTGGTCCAAGGTTCTTCCCAGGGACCCGGCCCCTCCTGTGTAAGTGTCCCCGGGCCTTCAGTATCACCACATATAACCAACGCACATATGCGCACCTCAAGCCCAGGCCCTCTCCTGCACCCATCCCCCATTGCTAGCTGAATGACAGTTCCAGCTGAAAGAAGGTCCTCCTGGAACCTGTTGCTCAACATGCTGACAGCTGGACCCACCTCTTCCGGTCCACACCATTTCCCCTTCTGGACTTCTCTATTTTGTCAGCAACACTGTCATTCCCCAACacaccagggctttttttttttaacccctccccctcctctggcAACTGTGTCAGTTACTGAGCCTGGAGGCTCTTCCTCCTCTCCGggccttatttttcatttccactaaTGTTACTCCCGCCCAGGAGTGAATCCCCACACGTCGCTGACCTCCTGCGTCTAGGCCACGCCTCTGCTGGGAAAACTTTTCCAAAAGCACGGCTGTCACCAGACCTCCCCACCCAGACACACACCACCTCAAAAATCATTACTGCCTCTCCAGGACCCACAGGCTCCCTGGGTGCGCTATTTCATCTCCTTCCCACTAAGCGCCCTCCCACCTCTCTAAGCATGGCTCTGTAATCTCCCCACAGGGACCTTCCACTTTCTGTCCTCCAGACACCCCTGGTATATCTGTGCCCTTGAGTTTTGTTCATGCTGTTCCCACCCGAATGCCTGTCCCTCTCCTCTCTGGATTCTTAAGTCCCACCAGCCTTCAAGGCACAGTAGCACCATGATGACTTTTCCTAACTTCCCAGCCTCAACAGTGGCTCCCTGTTTGGAGTTCCTGTAACATAGGATTCTGCAAAACTCACTGGCACTTGGCATCTCTTCCTACCCTGTGCcggtacacacacagacatccaTGCGGTCAGTTAACTCCGTGGCTGGCTGGACTAGATAGATGACTGGCAGGGTCCCTTCAACCCAGAAGATCAGCCTCCTGAACTGGAAGGCAGGAATGGTCAGGCAGGAGTGATAACTGTTCTGCGCTGGGCGTTCATGTGCTGGATACAGACCCACAGCACTTTCCACACTTTAGCTCACTTAACCTTCCCAACCATCGTAAGGATGGATAGTGAACTGAGGCTCAAAGTTCACCTAACTTGCCTGGGGTCTTGGGAGCCACAGTTCTATTCCAGGTCCACTGACGCCCTCGGGCTCAACCTCTTTGCGATCTCTTCCCTCCCGAGTACAGAGCACCGTGCCTGGCACCGAGCAGAAGCTGGCTGGCTCAGCCAGTGTTTACCAGTGGCTCTTATCACCAGATGGGCCCTCAGGCAGTGAAAGCACTCAGAGGAGCAGAGATTAACTCAAGACTCCAAGAAGGGGGAAGATCTGAAGTTGGACTGGTGATGATCTCATCCCTCCTCTTCAACTTTCTGGGGCAGGGAGCAAGGGAAGGTCAACCAAGTCCTCCTCCTAACTCAGAGCCTGTGTGCTCCCCCTGCCTCCCAGTCGGGCCCCACCCAGCCCCAGACCCTGCCAGGCTCTCCTCCAGACGCGCTTTCTCTTGCCATTGTCCCACCATTCCAACCGCAGAGGCTGAAAACTCCTATCCCAccaccccacacccaccccgCTTTCCGGGACCACCTCCCTCCTCATTCTCGGGCTCCTGACTTagccctgtccccagccccctgCTGTCAGCCTggtcttcccaccctccctcacctggtTTTGGTTTTGAGCCGGTGGGGGCACTGCGTGCTGCTTCTCCTGCACTTGGGGCTTCTCCTTCTGCTGAGCATAGGTGAAGCTGGGGGGCTGAGGGGAGCCTGTGCCAGTGGAAGGGGGAGCTTCAGGGGGCCCCAACTTCTGAGTGGGCTGTGACCCGGGTCCACCTGGAGCTCCAGCGCTGAACTTGGAAGCCACAGGAGTAAACTTGGGAGTCACTGGAGAAAACTTAGGGGTTGGAGATGGGGCAGGGGGACCTCGGGGCTGGGTGTTAGCCAAAGGCACAGGCTGCGGCTGGGGCTGGACATGCAGCTGGACCtgaggctgggcctgggcctgggcctgggcctgggcctggggctgggactGCACGTGAATATGTGTCTGGCTCTGAGGCTGAGCCTGCGACAGAGGCTGGGAGCTAGCAGGGGACTTCCAGGGAGGCAGGGGTGCTGTGCCCCCAGCTGCAGGCTTAGAACTGGACTTGGAAACGAATGGAGTGGTGACCGGTGGGAGTACATATCCGGATGACACCTGCaagggaaggcagaggggagagaggagtgcCTTAGAGAGGCTACTGCCCTCCATAACTCCATCCCCatgcccttcctccctgccctgcctttcCTACTCTCCTGCCCCTTACCCGGGCTTTGAAGGGATCATTCTTGGTCATGTCATCCAGCAACGAAGACAGAGAGTCGATCTCCAGATCAATACTGCTCACCTTCTCCCTGGGCTAGAGGGTCAGGGGTCAGAGCACCCATCCCAGTTCTCCactgccaccccaccccccatgagGGCAGAGATGCGGGGAGGTCAGCGGAGAggaccctcctctcctttccttgggGTGTCCACTGTAGCTGCCTCTCCCAGGCCTCCATACCTGTGGTGGGAGCTGTATGGGGGCCTCaggccctccctcctccactaGCGGAGGCGGTGGGGAAGGGAAGATCTCCTCCTCCGAAGGCGCAGGGGGAAACGGTTCCTCgatcgggggagggggaggggggaaggcacCTCCCAGAGCGCCCTCGGCGTCGTCGGCCTCCCCAAGCACAGGAGGCGGCGGTAAGGGAAAGTCTGGTgttggaaggagagagagggcagTCAGCAGGGACCCCTCTACGCTTCCTTCAAGTTCCCTTCCTTGAAGTAGCAGCTCTAACCCCCAACCCAATAACTCTCTCGAGGGTCCTGGAGCGTACGGGAAGTTaacggggtggggggctgggcgcAGGACGCCCTGGGAGCACTGGGTCAGGAAAGGCCGGGGCTCAGCCGAGGAGTGGTACATCTCCCATTACACTTCGGAAAACGGACCCAGAGGGGAAGATTCGTGCCCCACATTcccgcctcccacccccaggcgGGGGACCTGGAACAGTCCCAGGAGCCCTGGCCCCCAGCCATGAGCTCCACGATGAGGTAAGAACATCTGCTCGGGACTCGGTGGCTGCGCCCAGCCCCCTCCGCTGCGACCTCTCCAGACATCCCCAAATTCCCGAAACCACTCCCCCCAGGCCGGCGCCTGCCGAGGTCCAGCCCCCAAGCTCGGCCACATACCTTCCGGGGGCGGCGGGGGAATCTCGCCCACGCGGCCCATCTGTGCGCGTTGGGCCCCAGCGGCCGACGGCCCCTCGCCGTCCCCGGGCCGGAAAGGATTCACTTTGGGCTTTGGGGCCACCACCGGGCCGAACTTCTTCTGCGGGGCGTAAAAAACCGGAGCCGAGACGGAGATCGCGCGAGGCGGGCGGGGGGCCGCCATGGCCAGGCCGTGCTGCGGGGGGTGGGTGGCCGGGTTACGCAGCGCCGAGCCGGGCAGAGGACCCCCTCGCCGGCCCGGCTCCCCTCTGCTCCCCCGTCTCCCGACCCCGTGGGcggccgcggagcggctccccGCGCCTCACCGCGGGTCGGAGCGTGCGCGCCGCGTCTCGGGTGGCCGCCTCGCAGCCGGGTCCGCGGACTCTGCGTCCCGGTCCCGAGCCGCCTCCAGCCCGGCGGGGAGGGACgcgggaagagggagggagggagagggcggGGAGAGAGCGGCGCCGAGACCATACAAGGAGCggcccggggagggggcggggagaggcggGGAGGGCGGACGGGGCAGGAAACTCCCCCAGGAAGGGGCCCTGATCCTGCCCTGGGGCCGGAGGCTTCAGCAAGGTCCTcccgcccccgccacccccccgcccccgccgccccggcCGGGCACGGACCGCCCCTCCCCAAACACAGGCCTCTGATGTCATTTCCTGACTTGACCCCCTCCACACTCCCGCGGGTGCCCGAGATCTGACTCACGGTCCCCACTCCGGGCTACGCCGGCGGAGGTCGGGCGGGGGCCCCAGAGGTGCCCAAGCAGCCCGGTGGCGCCTCCGCCCCggcccagccccctcctctccgGGCCTGCAGTTACCTGCCTCCGCCACCTCCAGCGGCTCCTCCGCCTTCCCAGCCAGCGGCCAGCCCCGCGCCCCAAATCCCCTCCGGGTCAGCCCAGACAGGCGGGACTGGGATGGAACTGGGCTCCTAGGTGGACAGGGATGGTGAGTGGGGGGTGTCCTCCCCGCCTACGGCCCCCTAGGCCCTCTgtgccctggggcaggggtgggcggTGTGAGCACGAACCTCAAGGATCCTTTGGGGGATCCTAACCAAATCCTGGGCAGCTACTTAAGGCTTCGAGGAATTCGCATCACCCGCGACCCGCCTGCGGATCGGTTAAACATTGCAGGAGGGAGAGTCGCGGCGGGTGGGGCCGGGCAATGGAGGTGGGAGGGCGGGGCGGAGGCGAGAGCGGCCAGCGCGCTTGGGGCGGGGGAGAACGGACGTGGGCGCGGGCTGCAAGTCTGCGCCCGTCCTTTTTCGCCCACCGTGACCCACCCCTCGAGGAGGCGGTGCGCGGCCGGGCGGCCCTCGGGGGATTCGGAGACTGCGCTCGGTGGAGCCCCCCATTGGTCCGACCGGATTCCTCAGCCTTCTTGTGCCCTAGGTCACAGGAAAGGGACAAACCTGGgttcgttctttctttctcttgtcttttttttaattgaacatgGAAACTTACCGAATTGCCTCCTGAATTCTTCCACACTCACTACCTACAAACTATGAATTCACATGGCCTTTTGGCTTGTAAGTCCAGCGTATCACCCTCAGACGCTTCCTTTTCTCTCACTCTGTACTGCCAGACTGCACTGCCATCTAAGGCAGTCCCCTCGTGCACACTCTACCCAGTATTTCCTTCCAAATTGGCTACATCCTACGGTCAACGAGCATCTGTGCTACGCTCTAGAGATTGTCCAGACTCACTCCTTACATTTCCCATGAGAAAACAGGCTGGGAACTTAAGAGGTGGGCCCAGGGTCACGCCCAGTAAGCTGCAGGATCTAGACTAGAACTGTGTCTCTTTGAGGGCTCTGATGTCAGAGCTCATTCCTCTCCACCCTGGTGTCAGGTGAAGCAACCCTGGGTACAGGAGAGCAACGTGAGGCAGCCGGAGTGCCCAAACTAAGGGACAAGTCTCTTTGTTCTCTCCGCATCATTTTCTCCATGGATAAAAGAGTGATGATATTTAATCCACGTACCTTATtgaattatataaagaaataaatgcaatatcaTATCTGAAAATGCTGTGTAATACCCAGTATTATTATTCAATTCGTAGTTCTGACAGGTTAACCTAAGGCCATTTTCCCCACATGTCCCCTTCCAGGTTTCCAGGCACGTCTCTCATGGGCCCTGGTTTATGCATGCCGTCTCCTTCCTTCAACTTGATCAAATATTTAATCACACCTAAGACTACCTCTTTGTCTCCTTCTCAGACCCCActgatctttcttttctctggtgTCTTATTGCCTTTGTCACCGGTATTTCTCACAGCCACAAGCATGTGTAGCCATGTGTAACATAAAGCATGCAGTGCAGACCTTCTCTGACACGTATAAGCTGGTCCTGGGCCTGTCCCTGTGAAGATCTGCTAGAAATTCGATACTAGATTTCCTGTGAGACCAAAAGTCTCATCGCCAATCCTTCAAAACATACCCACTTAGGAAAGTTAGGAAGATGGTTTCCAGAAAGCATCACGACAGTAAAAGCCATCTGCCCTCTCAATGTCTCCTTAAGGAATGTGCATGTGcaaaatatagtatatttaaTTGTTAGGCAGCTGAACCTATTTATAAATCAAGGATAGAAGAGTGCATAGGCAAGCGCAGTTTGACTGACAACTAAGAGCATTCGGGATGCAGAATGCTATTCGGGAAGCTAAGAGTTTTAAGCCAGGCATTCTAAATACAGGTAGAAACACACAGAGTGTCCCAGAAGGACAGATTCACTAGGCCAGGATGTCTCAAGTGGAGTTGCAAGGTCAATGCTTTTAAAATGCACAcgaccaaaataaattaattaatttaattaagtgCACACAATGAATAAGAGCAGTCCTGatgatttttagttatttttctttttttttgtttttgtttttttgttttttttttttagttatttttcttaagtAAGCAATTCTAATTGATCTCCTCAGGTAGTGTGTGTAAAGTGTAGTGCATAAGTACACGTTCTGCCTAATCGTTTCCAACAGCTTGAGGCCAgacaagagagaggaagaaaatgggCAGTGACCTTTGCTACTTAAAACATCTCTACACACCTCCAAGGATTTATATCCACCAGGTGCCAGGAAGTCTTCTTCAAGGGCGCACAACATAAAGTAAGAAGTTAGAAAgtagtaaagaaaaagaagaaaaaaaaaaaggaaggaacaagggcaatggcaaaaaaaaaaaattctgaaatgagAAGAGGGATGCGATCACGAGGTTCTTTCCATATGCTGGCTGCAGACGGACTGAGGGTCaattatgtgccaggtgctgtgctaggcGCACAAACAACAGCAAGGACAGCAACCACCGTAACAACCACAACAATAACAGCACGCACTTAGATAAAGCTCAGCATGGGGTACTAAGCACAATACCTATTACcccacttaatcttcacaataaaccTGTGAGGAATGTacattattatcccatttttcagttaagaaaactgaggccaactGGGTGTTAGATTTTCCACCTCCTAAACTGCAGAAAGTTTCTTGCGAtgcaagtattttattatttgaacacagccctgccccctACTTACGTCCTTGCAGTGCATCACTTGCTCCCTCAGGAGCCCCCGCTGGTGCATCTACAGCCTCTTCAGGTCAGCCTCCAACTCCATCCCCCGCTTTAAGTCCTTGGGCCaccattttcttcttccattacATCGTATCATCaaattctgtctgtctgtccatctgcatatgtgtatacacacacacgttttgtgtatgtgagatatatatatgtattatatatttgtgtaatAGAACATTTCCAGAGGCTTCTCTAAGAATTGTTAACAGTGGTTGGTGTTAGGACATAGAATTGGGGGAATGCAGAGGTCTTTTATAACTGTCTTTTTCTCCATGAATATGTATTActcttatcatttaaaaaaaaggaaaagaaaggagagaaatgacaGAGACATCATCTCTTTTTCCTTATATCAGAGTGTTTTCTTGCACTGAATACTGGGTGCAAGTGGCCTACAGCTTTCCCAGATTTACTCCTCTCTTAGTCCCACTTGCATCTGCTTGTCAGGACAAAAGAATCTCTCATCCATGGGACTGCAGGCATGATGGAGGGTAGGGTGGgaatggaggtgggggtgggtgaaGTCCCAGCAAGGCCCAGGGATGTTTGTGGCAAAGCCAAGGAAGAGCAGCTCCCTGCTCTGCCCAGGGGCACCCACACCCCACGCCCCACCCCTCCAGTCTACCCCTCATCCCCCTCCCTACGCCCACCTCCACAATGGAAGGGATGAACTTAAAGCCACAAATAaccccccttttcctcctttcttcctgacATCAGAACATCATCGTCTGTGCACTTTCTCTTCCATTCCCCAACCTCAGTTTAACCAATATTTACCAATAACATCTATGTTATAGGCACCCgggatataaagataaataagccCAGTTCTTTCCTTCAAGGTACTCGATCTAGAGTAAAAACACTTAAGTAGGTATTTTTAGTATAATCAAGTAATTGCTAAGATGAGATAACAAAGTTTTCACCCACCCAGTAGTGCTGGCTTGGTGTGGCTACACTAATTACAATAGCTGGGTGGACTTCTAATTATTTAAACCTCATTATTATATCTCACCAGGTCTGAAGCAGCAGTGAGGATTCCAGGACTAGGGGAGCAAAGCCTGCATAGGGCGTTTAGGGAACAGAGGTCCAAAGAGACACGgaggctaccctggtggcgcagtggttaagaatccgcctgccaatgcagggga
The genomic region above belongs to Lagenorhynchus albirostris chromosome 8, mLagAlb1.1, whole genome shotgun sequence and contains:
- the ZYX gene encoding zyxin isoform X1 codes for the protein MAAPRPPRAISVSAPVFYAPQKKFGPVVAPKPKVNPFRPGDGEGPSAAGAQRAQMGRVGEIPPPPPEDFPLPPPPVLGEADDAEGALGGAFPPPPPPIEEPFPPAPSEEEIFPSPPPPLVEEGGPEAPIQLPPQPREKVSSIDLEIDSLSSLLDDMTKNDPFKARVSSGYVLPPVTTPFVSKSSSKPAAGGTAPLPPWKSPASSQPLSQAQPQSQTHIHVQSQPQAQAQAQAQAQPQVQLHVQPQPQPVPLANTQPRGPPAPSPTPKFSPVTPKFTPVASKFSAGAPGGPGSQPTQKLGPPEAPPSTGTGSPQPPSFTYAQQKEKPQVQEKQHAVPPPAQNQNQVRSSGAPGALTLKEVEELEQLTQQLMQDMEHPQRQNVAASESCGRCHQPLARAQPAVRALGQLFHIACFTCHQCEQRLQGQQFYSLEGAPYCEGCYTDTLEKCNACGQPITDRMLRATGRAYHPHCFTCVVCACPLEGTAFIVDPASRPHCVPDYHRQYAPRCSVCTEPIMPEPGREETVRVVALDKNFHMKCYKCEDCGKPLSIEADDNGCFPLDGHVLCRKCHTTRAQT
- the ZYX gene encoding zyxin isoform X2, which produces MAAPRPPRAISVSAPVFYAPQKKFGPVVAPKPKVNPFRPGDGEGPSAAGAQRAQMGRVGEIPPPPPEDFPLPPPPVLGEADDAEGALGGAFPPPPPPIEEPFPPAPSEEEIFPSPPPPLVEEGGPEAPIQLPPQVSSGYVLPPVTTPFVSKSSSKPAAGGTAPLPPWKSPASSQPLSQAQPQSQTHIHVQSQPQAQAQAQAQAQPQVQLHVQPQPQPVPLANTQPRGPPAPSPTPKFSPVTPKFTPVASKFSAGAPGGPGSQPTQKLGPPEAPPSTGTGSPQPPSFTYAQQKEKPQVQEKQHAVPPPAQNQNQVRSSGAPGALTLKEVEELEQLTQQLMQDMEHPQRQNVAASESCGRCHQPLARAQPAVRALGQLFHIACFTCHQCEQRLQGQQFYSLEGAPYCEGCYTDTLEKCNACGQPITDRMLRATGRAYHPHCFTCVVCACPLEGTAFIVDPASRPHCVPDYHRQYAPRCSVCTEPIMPEPGREETVRVVALDKNFHMKCYKCEDCGKPLSIEADDNGCFPLDGHVLCRKCHTTRAQT
- the ZYX gene encoding zyxin isoform X3 translates to MAAPRPPRAISVSAPVFYAPQKKFGPVVAPKPKVNPFRPGDGEGPSAAGAQRAQMGRVGEIPPPPPEDFPLPPPPVLGEADDAEGALGGAFPPPPPPIEEPFPPAPSEEEIFPSPPPPLVEEGGPEAPIQLPPQPREKVSSIDLEIDSLSSLLDDMTKNDPFKARVSSGYVLPPVTTPFVSKSSSKPAAGGTAPLPPWKSPASSQPLSQAQPQSQTHIHVQSQPQAQAQAQAQAQPQVQLHVQPQPQPVPLANTQPRGPPAPSPTPKFSPVTPKFTPVASKFSAGAPGGPGSQPTQKLGPPEAPPSTGTGSPQPPSFTYAQQKEKPQVQEKQHAVPPPAQNQNQVRSSGAPGALTLKEVEELEQLTQQLMQDMEHPQRQNVAASESCGRCHQPLARAQPAVRALGQLFHIACFTCHQCEQRLQGQQFYSLEGAPYCEGCYTPPAAASSGHPGEVQRLRAAHH